CGTTGAGATTGCGTGATAACAAACAACAATTTGAATATATTGAAGTAGCAGATAAATGGTTAGTGAAAGTGCCAACCCCAGGCCACACAAATGACAGCATTAGCTTATTACTATGTACGCCATTGCGAAAGCACGACACTTTGGCACAAAACACCCTATTTGCCTTCTGTGGTGACACTATTTTAATGAATACCTTGGGCCGCACTAATTTTACCAATAGCTGCAGTGAATCCATGTATCAAAGTATTCAATTACTTAGCTCACTATTAGCACCACAAACCCTGATTTGCCCAAGTCATGATTATCATAATGAGTTTGCCACCCATATGATGGCAGAATGCCAACGTAACCCGTTATTACAGCAAGTGATTCAAGGCGTGGTCTCTGTTGACGAATTTGTCGCGCAAAAACAGATTCTAGACAGCCAGCTAAATGATAATGTGGGCAGTGAAATTATTTGTGGCGCCCTTCAAAGCCAATGTGCAAGCAAGCTCAGTCCAATTACTGAATATAACCGCGAGACCTTAGACCTAGCCCTAAACGCTGCTAAAGTTAAATTGATTGATATACGTGAGCCCCACGAATACGTGTTACAGCCGTCTATGCAGTCTTGCGAAAACGTCCCTTTAACCCGGTTAGTGCAATTTATGCAACAACATCAAGCTGACAATAAGTTTGAATGGGTATTAGTGTGTCGCAGTGGTAGTCGCTCATTGGCCGCTGCACAAGCCATGCAGCGCCTTGGCTTTACACATATCGCCCACTTAAAAGGTGGTTACGCATTAAGTGGCACACCTGTAAAGGCCGCAGTTCAAGCCGCTTAAAGATAAAATGTAGGCTCAAAACACCTTTTCGTGGACAAACACAGTTAAGCTCAACAGCCCTAGGACTCTCCGCCTAGGGCTTTTTTTCGTCTAAGGATTGGTCAAGCTAATAAATCTTGCTAAAATCGGCGCAAATTTATAGGAGCCTTAACCATGTCAATGTATGTAGTGGGTCACAAGATCCCTGATTCAGATTCAATTTGCGGTGCAATCGCATTAGCTTACTTAAAAAATCAAATTGGCGAGCCAGCAATTGCTGCACGTTTAGGTGAATTATCACCCGAAACCGCGTTCATTTTAGACAAGTTTGGTTTTGATGCACCAGAGTTCAAAACAAGCTACGCGGGTGAAAATGTTTATATTGTTGACCATTCTGAAATTACCCAAGCACCGGATGATATTGCCGAGGCGACTATCGTAGGGATTGTTGATCACCACAAACTCGGTGATTTAACCACATCAACACCATTGGAATGCTGGATCCGTCCTGTGGGTTGTAGTAACACAGTGATCAAGATGATGTACGATTTCTACCAAGTGGAAATCCCAGCAAACATCGCAGGTATCATGATGTGCGCCATTTTAAGTGACACGGTTATCTTTAAATCCCCCACCTGCACCACCGCAGATATTCGCTGCGTTGAAGTATTAGCTGAAATCGCCGGCATTGAAGATTTTAAAGCCTTGGGCATGGAAATGTTCAAAGTCAAATCAGCCGTTGAGGGTACGCCAGCACGTGATTTAGTGATGCGTGATTTTAAAGACTTCAATATGAACGGTAACTTAGTAGGTATTGGCCAGTTAGAAGTTATCGACTTATCAGTATTTGATGCCATTAAAGCTGATTTAGAAGCCGATATTGCAGCACTAAAAGTTGAAGGTAATCGCCATAGCGTATTGCTACTGCTTACCGATATCATGAAAGAAGGCTCTGAAATGTTAGTGGTATCTGATGATGCCGAGCTAACCCAAAAAGCCTATGGCAAAGCAACTGTTGATGGCCGTGTATGGTTAGATGGCGTGTTAAGCCGTAAAAAGCAAGTAGTACCAGCATTGCAAGATGCATTTGCTTAATGACACAAAGCAATTACCTAAACAGTTAACCAGTTTGGTATAAAATGAGGCTGAACTCTTAGATTAAAATAAGGTTCGGCCTTTTTTGACTCTATCAATCAATTAAGCGCCCCAATGGACTTAACCGCTAACTGAGCTGCTTGATCCACTCTTTAGGTGATGCAAGAATAAAGCTTAAATCTTTACCATCAACCAAATCGACTTTTATCGCGTTTGAGGTAACAGGAATAACGCCCGCTCCTTTTCCCCACGTTTTGCTTACCCCTTTAATGTCTGCCAAAGGAATATGATAAGGGCCATAACCTAAGTCTTTATCAAACGGTGAAAAATGTAGTTGATCATCTGCAATCCACAACTTACCATCGGCGCGAAATGCCCCTTTTTGAATCGTGGCATAAGTTGATTTCACCACTTCATCTGAAAGTCCTATCTCGTACATTAACGCCTCCTTTTTTAACAAATACTCTTCAAGTATAACCTCATAAAATGTGATCTCAAGCACATAGAGAAATTAGCCTTACAAGCTGAAAGGTTATCACTCACAGCGATTCAGCTAAGACGGATGGCGAGATATTGTTAAAACACTATGAGTATCAGTAAGTTTTCTTACCTAAATCTCGCTCAACTTGTTCGGAATAAGGGCTAAATATAAATAACCAGAGAAATATTTACCCACCAAGAGATTCCAACCAGTGCCGAACTAAGGTATAACGGCGCAATGAAAACTCCCCAACGAATACAACCACTCATTAACGATGGTTTAATTGATGAAGTCATCAGCCAGTTAATGAGTGGTAAAGAAGCAACAGTTTATATGGTCCGCAGTGGTACGAATATCCGCTGCGCGAAAGTCTATAAAGAAGCCATTAAACGCAGCTTTAAAAAAGCCGCGCAATATCAAGAAGGCCGTAAGTCTCGTAACAGCCGCCGTAGCAGAGCTATGGAAAAAGGTTCAAGCTATGGACGTGAGCAACAAGAGCAGGCCTGGCAAACCGCTGAAGTCGATGCATTATACAAATGCGATGAAGCAGGCGTCAGAGTGCCGACACCTTATGGCTGCTTTGAGGGTGTGTTATTGATGGAGCTAATCACTGATGCTCAAGGTGATGTCGCCCCACGTTTAAATGATGTCATTCTTACTGAAGCGCAGGCTTGTCGCGATCATGCCACCATGATGAACTACATCACCCGTATGCTTTGTGCAGGCATTGTCCATGGTGACTTATCCGAATTTAATGTATTGCTAGATGCACAAGGCCCAGTGATTATCGACCTACCACAAGCGATTGACGCTTCAGCCAATAACAATGCCAAAGCAATGCACGCCCGTGATGTAAACAACATGACACGTTACTATTCGCAATTTGCTCCGCAGTTAAAACATACTCAATACGCCAAGGAAATGTGGCACCTATACGAAAAAGGTGACTTATTACCTGAAACAGAGCTGACAGGTCTATTTGCAGAAGACACCCACAGCGCTGACGTTGACTCAATATTAGATGAAATCCAAGCGGCATATGAAGAAGAGCAAGCACGCCGTGAACGAATAAACGATGCTATTGATCAATAAAAGATCATCACTTGTGTAACAATTGCCTAAGTTACAGGCCTTTGGATGACAAAGGCGTTAATGGTTTTGTAAAACAATATTTTTAATAGCGTGAGCTGTTAGTTGTTCTGATTTTATATGCGGTTTTTGAAATAAATACCCTTGCATATATATCGGGCCAAATTGATGTAAAAACTGCAGTTATTCAAGCGTTTCAACTCCTTCAGCAACCACATCAATATCCAACCTTTGGGCTAACGCCACAATATTTTGATAAATGCCAACACTTTTAGGATCTGTATCTGCGTCATTTAAAAATGATCGATCGATTTTAATTTTATCGACATTTAAATGCTTAAGGCGACTCAACGATGAATAACCTTGAATTAAGTAAGGTATTAATACTAAAAGCAAAAAAAGCCCAATCCAGAGATTGGGCTTAAAAGATTTTGTTTTAAGTTTTATTAAAACACACAGTGCTTGGTATAATCAGCGGCTTCATTGGCTGACCAATCACCTTTTGGCTTGTCTTCCATTTTTTTACACCAGGCTTCACTACCTACTTCAGGGGAGCAAGCGGTAATACCTAATGCAAATATGCAAACGACTGATGTGGCTAATAATTTTTTTAATAACATAATACTTCCTTGCTTTAAGTGACGAGCTAACAAACAAATTATTGATGAAACCTTAATGATGAGCAAACTATTATTGCTGTGAGTGCTTAATAATCCAACTAATTGCATCATGTTTTTCTAATAATGGAAACCATGCTATTTCACCCTGCATAAAGGGGCCCAGTAATCTGACCGAATTTCCCACCCAATCAGGGCCACCCACAAACACGAGTGCATCAAATTGAGGAAATTGTACTTCACCACTCCCCGCCAATGAACCGAATTCCCACCCTTCAAGTAACACATCGGCCTCAATGTATAAACACACTTTCCCCCAATCTTTACGGTAAGATTCAATCGCTGGCTGCAAACGGATGCGGTAATCTTCTGCAGAAATACGGCCACTCACAAACAGACTTATAACCCCTTTGGTGATATCGGAAATTTGGCAAAGCATAGACAACTCCAGCTTTATCGCTGCGCTTGCACAGCGTTGATACGGCATTAGCGTAAAGCATAACAAAAATGTCCATCTGCAATATATAACTATTTTTAATCTAAAAAAGTTATACTACAAGCTATGATTAAAATTTCTCACAGCGTCAGTATCGAAGATAAAGAAATTGAGTGGCAATTTGTTCGCTCAAGTGGTGCCGGTGGACAACACATTAATAAAGTGTCGACTGCGGCTCAGTTAATTTTCGATATCCATCAATCATCTTTGCCTGATTTTTATAAACAAAAATTGTTAGTGAAGGCTGATCATCGTATTACCCAAAGCGGTAAAATCATCATTAAATGTCAGCAATCACGTAGTCAAGATTTTAATCGCCAGCAAGCACTGGAACAATTTATAGAGCTGGTCAAAAGCGTCACCATTGTGGCCAAAAAACGGATTGCAACAAAAGCAACCAAAGCGAGCCAACGTCGCCGCGTTGACGCCAAAACGAAACGTGGAGCCACCAAAGCACTGCGTCAAGGTAAGCCTAGCTTTGACTAATCCGCTATTTTATTAATGTTAAAATGAATAGATTGAGGTTTACTCAATCAGCAAGTTACGTTAAAACTCAATAAAACATTATTCTTCAAAAAGAGACGCCCATGAGCCAAGCTGTCAAAGTATTATTAATTAATGGACCTAACTTAAATTTACTCGGCCGTCGAGAGCCAGGGCTTTATGGTCATCAAACATTAGCGACTATCGTAGATGATGTGCAGCAAATAGCACAAAATGCGGGAATTGATTTTGAACATATTCAATCCAATGCTGAATTTGAAATTATTAACGCTATTCATGCCACTGACGCACAGTTTATTATTATCAATCCTGCCGCCTTTACCCACACCAGTGTTGCCATTCG
This Shewanella aestuarii DNA region includes the following protein-coding sequences:
- a CDS encoding manganese-dependent inorganic pyrophosphatase, translated to MSMYVVGHKIPDSDSICGAIALAYLKNQIGEPAIAARLGELSPETAFILDKFGFDAPEFKTSYAGENVYIVDHSEITQAPDDIAEATIVGIVDHHKLGDLTTSTPLECWIRPVGCSNTVIKMMYDFYQVEIPANIAGIMMCAILSDTVIFKSPTCTTADIRCVEVLAEIAGIEDFKALGMEMFKVKSAVEGTPARDLVMRDFKDFNMNGNLVGIGQLEVIDLSVFDAIKADLEADIAALKVEGNRHSVLLLLTDIMKEGSEMLVVSDDAELTQKAYGKATVDGRVWLDGVLSRKKQVVPALQDAFA
- a CDS encoding PA4780 family RIO1-like protein kinase, with amino-acid sequence MKTPQRIQPLINDGLIDEVISQLMSGKEATVYMVRSGTNIRCAKVYKEAIKRSFKKAAQYQEGRKSRNSRRSRAMEKGSSYGREQQEQAWQTAEVDALYKCDEAGVRVPTPYGCFEGVLLMELITDAQGDVAPRLNDVILTEAQACRDHATMMNYITRMLCAGIVHGDLSEFNVLLDAQGPVIIDLPQAIDASANNNAKAMHARDVNNMTRYYSQFAPQLKHTQYAKEMWHLYEKGDLLPETELTGLFAEDTHSADVDSILDEIQAAYEEEQARRERINDAIDQ
- a CDS encoding EAL domain-containing protein, whose amino-acid sequence is MLLVLIPYLIQGYSSLSRLKHLNVDKIKIDRSFLNDADTDPKSVGIYQNIVALAQRLDIDVVAEGVETLE
- a CDS encoding DUF3012 domain-containing protein, with the protein product MLLKKLLATSVVCIFALGITACSPEVGSEAWCKKMEDKPKGDWSANEAADYTKHCVF
- a CDS encoding STAS/SEC14 domain-containing protein — its product is MLCQISDITKGVISLFVSGRISAEDYRIRLQPAIESYRKDWGKVCLYIEADVLLEGWEFGSLAGSGEVQFPQFDALVFVGGPDWVGNSVRLLGPFMQGEIAWFPLLEKHDAISWIIKHSQQ
- the arfB gene encoding alternative ribosome rescue aminoacyl-tRNA hydrolase ArfB, translating into MIKISHSVSIEDKEIEWQFVRSSGAGGQHINKVSTAAQLIFDIHQSSLPDFYKQKLLVKADHRITQSGKIIIKCQQSRSQDFNRQQALEQFIELVKSVTIVAKKRIATKATKASQRRRVDAKTKRGATKALRQGKPSFD
- the aroQ gene encoding type II 3-dehydroquinate dehydratase: MSQAVKVLLINGPNLNLLGRREPGLYGHQTLATIVDDVQQIAQNAGIDFEHIQSNAEFEIINAIHATDAQFIIINPAAFTHTSVAIRDALLGVAIPFIEVHLSNVHAREPFRHHSFLSDKAVGVICGLGAQGYQFAMQAALKHLQQ